One Gemmatimonadales bacterium DNA window includes the following coding sequences:
- the arsS gene encoding arsenosugar biosynthesis radical SAM (seleno)protein ArsS (Some members of this family are selenoproteins.), whose amino-acid sequence MGRVLPTLAKARAPLAAAAVQRDRLDRVPVARRFDDALADSGLFPLTATRVDILQINLGKRCNQTCAHCHVDAGPDRTEVMPRAVMEACLAFFEREEVPTLDVTGGAPELHPDFREIIVRASATGRRVMHRCNLTATLLPNYADIPALLAEHRVEVVASLPYFQARETDAQRGEGVFEESIAALRRFNELGYGQGTGLVLDLVTNPVGTYLPGNQRSLEAHWKRQMMTRYGIAFDHLYTITNMPISRFLEFLEKQDKTEEYMARLVAAYNPAAAAGVMCRNTLSVGWDGTLYDCDFNQMLELPLAAPAPRTIFDAVRDALDARSIVTGPHCFGCTAGAGSSCGGAVA is encoded by the coding sequence ATGGGCCGAGTCCTTCCCACGCTCGCCAAGGCCCGCGCGCCGCTCGCCGCGGCAGCCGTGCAGCGCGATCGTCTCGACCGGGTGCCGGTCGCGCGCCGCTTCGACGACGCGCTGGCCGACTCGGGCCTCTTTCCGCTCACCGCCACCCGCGTCGACATCCTCCAGATCAACCTCGGCAAGCGCTGCAACCAGACCTGCGCGCATTGCCACGTGGACGCCGGCCCCGATCGCACCGAGGTGATGCCGCGAGCGGTGATGGAGGCCTGCCTCGCGTTCTTCGAGCGCGAAGAGGTGCCTACGCTCGACGTCACCGGCGGCGCACCCGAGCTGCATCCCGACTTTCGCGAGATCATCGTGCGCGCCTCGGCCACGGGCCGCCGCGTCATGCACCGCTGCAATCTCACCGCGACGCTGCTGCCGAACTACGCGGACATCCCGGCGCTCCTGGCCGAGCACCGCGTCGAGGTGGTGGCGTCGCTGCCGTACTTCCAGGCGCGGGAGACCGACGCGCAGCGCGGCGAGGGCGTCTTCGAGGAGTCGATCGCGGCGCTCCGCCGCTTCAATGAGCTGGGCTACGGCCAGGGCACGGGCCTCGTGCTCGATCTCGTCACCAATCCGGTCGGCACCTATCTGCCAGGCAACCAGCGCTCGCTCGAGGCCCATTGGAAGCGGCAGATGATGACGCGCTACGGCATCGCCTTCGATCACCTCTACACCATCACCAACATGCCGATCAGCCGATTCCTCGAGTTTCTGGAGAAGCAGGACAAGACCGAGGAGTACATGGCGCGGCTGGTGGCGGCGTACAACCCCGCGGCGGCGGCCGGCGTCATGTGTCGCAACACGCTCTCGGTCGGCTGGGACGGCACCCTCTACGATTGCGACTTCAACCAGATGTTGGAGCTGCCGCTCGCGGCACCCGCACCGCGCACCATCTTCGATGCCGTCCGCGACGCGCTCGACGCGCGCAGCATCGTGACCGGACCACACTGCTTCGGCTGCACCGCGGGCGCGGGCAGCTCGTGCGGCGGCGCCGTGGCCTGA
- a CDS encoding arsenosugar biosynthesis-associated peroxidase-like protein, producing MSDSSSRTGERPSYYDRHDLGRFSEIGRGSPELAARFFDYYNAVFAEGALSAREKSLIALAVAHAVQCPYCIDAYSKDALEKGSNLDEMTEAVHVAAAIRGGASLVHGVQMLNHVDDLGM from the coding sequence ATGTCGGATTCCTCCTCACGCACCGGCGAGCGCCCCAGCTACTACGACCGGCACGACCTCGGCCGCTTCAGCGAGATCGGGCGCGGCTCGCCCGAGCTGGCGGCCAGGTTCTTCGACTACTACAACGCCGTGTTCGCCGAGGGCGCGCTCTCGGCGCGGGAGAAGTCGCTCATCGCGCTCGCGGTGGCGCACGCGGTGCAGTGCCCCTATTGCATCGACGCCTACTCGAAGGACGCGCTGGAGAAGGGCTCCAACCTCGACGAGATGACCGAGGCGGTGCACGTCGCCGCGGCAATCCGGGGCGGCGCCTCGCTCGTACACGGGGTGCAGATGCTCAACCACGTCGACGATCTCGGGATGTAA